A window of Xiphophorus hellerii strain 12219 chromosome 7, Xiphophorus_hellerii-4.1, whole genome shotgun sequence contains these coding sequences:
- the grb14 gene encoding growth factor receptor-bound protein 14 isoform X2: MNFHARRVTLPAITPLCLQKRVIKVYDENNTSKAVEVPTDVTARDICQLFVLKNHCIDDHSWTLIDHLTQLGIERTIEDHEYVMDVLSGNGMETDSRLYFRKNYAKYEFFKKPLDFFPDHMVSISTETNGIVDHSELIETFLKSSTCPEIHGHLHVKEQSKKSWKKFYFVLRRSGLYFSTKGTSKEPRHLQFFADFADSDIYTVLSAKKAHGAPTEFAFCVKATKCSSSRDLKLLCADDEQTKTCWITAMRLLKFGMQLYQNFIQPHQKQKVSPMRSISENSLVAMDFSGQKTRVIENPSEALSVAVEEGLSWRRKSCHRLSGHGSPSSTQSSVPNLAIHLAQPWFHGKLSREEAQHLITQQGLIDGVFLLRDSQSNPKTFVLSLCHMQKIKHFQILPVDDEGELFYTLDDGHTRFTDLIQLVEFYQLNRGTLPCRLKHHCIRITL, translated from the exons ATGAATTTCCATGCGAGAAGAGTCACCTTGCCTGCCATCACACCTCTATGTCTACAGAAGCGG GTGATAAAAGTGTATGATGAAAACAACACCAGCAAGGCTGTAGAGGTGCCCACTGACGTCACCGCCAGGGACATATGCCAGCTATTTGTCCTGAAGAATCACTGCATTGATGACCACAGCTGGACTCTTATTGACCACCTCACCCAGCTAGGAATAG AAAGGACCATAGAAGATCATGAATATGTTATGGACGTGCTATCAGGCAATGGGATGGAGACTGACAGTCGACTGTATTTTAGGAAGAATTATGCTAAATATGAATTCTTTAAGAAACCGCTG GACTTTTTCCCAGATCATATGGTTTCAATATCAACAGAAACTAATGGCATTGTGGATCACTCCGAGCTTATTGAG ACCTTCCTCAAATCCAGCACTTGTCCTGAGATCCATGGCCACCTTCATGTCAAAGAGCAAAGCAAGAAGTCCTGgaagaagttttattttgttttacggAGGTCAGGGCTTTATTTTTCCACCAAGGGAACTTCTAAG GAACCAAGGCATCTCCAGTTCTTTGCTGATTTCGCAGACAGTGACATCTACACTGTTTTATCAGCCAAAAAAGCGCATGGAGCACCAACAGAGTTTGCTTTCTGTGTCAAG GCTACAAAGTGCAGTTCATCTCGTGATTTGAAACTGCTTTGTGCGGATGATGAGCAGACCAAAACCTGCTGGATCACAGCCATGCGCTTGTTAAAG TTTGGGATGCAACTTTACCAAAACTTCATTCAGCCTCATCAAAAGCAAAAAGTCTCACCAATG AGAAGCATCTCTGAGAACTCACTGGTGGCCATGGACTTTTCTGGTCAAAAGACTCGAGTGATCGAGAACCCGTCTGAAGCTCTCTCTGTGGCTGTGGAGGAAGGCCTGTCATGGAGG AGGAAAAGCTGCCACCGTTTGAGTGGTCATGGGAGCCCCTCCTCCACACAGAGCTCAGTTCCAAACCTAG CAATCCACTTGGCTCAGCCGTGGTTCCATGGAAAGCTGTCTAGGGAAGAAGCTCAACATTTAATTACCCAGCAGGGTCTTATTGATGG AGTGTTCCTTCTGAGGGACAGTCAAAGCAACCCAAAGACGTTTGTTCTCTCACTCTGCCACATGCAGAAAATCAAACACTTTCAGATTCTACCA GTGGACGATGAAGGGGAGCTGTTCTATACTTTGGATGACGGTCACACACGATTTACTGATTTGATCCAGTTAGTGGAGTTTTACCAGTTAAACCGTGGGACTCTCCCCTGCAGACTGAAGCATCACTGTATCCGGATCACCCTGTGA